From Corynebacterium frankenforstense DSM 45800, the proteins below share one genomic window:
- a CDS encoding uroporphyrinogen-III synthase, whose product MAQQESPQPRGTVVFVGAGPGNSDLLTVRAREVLAHTATALVEPEVLDGVRAVVASALPVPQEKIDAAEEAYKRLVEETKAGGARRRPPRPAPPTAAEVEELACDDPRDVAKRLVELTVEGENVVRLVAGNPLSREGVLAEINAVAAADADFQVVPGMSLPSTVPAYAGIALGSTFTETDVTDGDVDWDQLASAPQPLVLQATREDLPTIAEQLLDRGLPAAMPASVTVNGTTRLQRTVDATLGTLGRLDTELDGQLVVTLGTAVDSRSKYSWWENRPLYGWRVLVPRAKSQAAPMSARLASHGAIPQEVPTISLEPPRNPNQMERAIKGIVEGRYQWVIFTSVNAVNAVWRKISEFGLDARAFAGIHLGAVGRKTAEALRVQGLAPEVVPPATKQNALGLVDVFPEYVEDLDPVGRVLLPRADIAADTLVEGLEGLGWEVDDVVAYRTVRAAPPSADIRDMIKSGGFDAVCFTSPSTVKNLVGIAGKPHQRTVIAAIGPSTAQAVREQGLRVDVVPEVADIPHLVDSLADHVAALRAARKLPPPRKKRRSRKRAASQGSSHSPAKGSAKGASHDASESTGKGSGKDSGKNSGK is encoded by the coding sequence GTCCTCGACGGCGTGCGCGCGGTCGTCGCGAGCGCGCTGCCCGTCCCGCAGGAGAAGATCGACGCCGCCGAGGAGGCCTACAAGCGCCTCGTCGAGGAGACCAAGGCGGGCGGCGCCCGCCGCCGCCCGCCGCGCCCGGCGCCGCCCACGGCCGCCGAGGTGGAGGAGCTCGCCTGCGACGACCCCCGGGACGTCGCCAAGCGGCTCGTCGAGCTGACCGTCGAGGGCGAGAACGTCGTGCGCCTCGTCGCCGGCAACCCGCTCTCGCGCGAAGGCGTGCTCGCCGAGATCAACGCCGTGGCCGCCGCCGACGCCGACTTCCAGGTCGTGCCCGGCATGTCGCTGCCCTCGACGGTGCCGGCCTACGCGGGCATCGCCCTGGGCTCCACCTTCACCGAGACCGACGTCACCGACGGCGACGTCGACTGGGACCAGCTGGCCTCCGCGCCGCAGCCCCTCGTGCTGCAGGCCACCCGCGAGGACCTGCCCACCATCGCCGAGCAGCTGCTCGACCGCGGCCTGCCCGCGGCGATGCCCGCCTCGGTCACGGTCAACGGCACCACCCGGCTGCAGCGCACCGTCGACGCCACCCTGGGCACCCTCGGCCGCCTCGACACCGAGCTCGACGGCCAGCTCGTGGTGACTCTGGGCACCGCCGTCGACTCGCGCTCGAAGTACTCCTGGTGGGAGAACCGCCCGCTCTACGGCTGGCGGGTGCTGGTGCCGCGCGCGAAGTCGCAGGCCGCGCCGATGAGCGCGCGCCTGGCCTCGCACGGCGCGATCCCGCAGGAGGTGCCGACGATCTCCCTGGAGCCGCCGCGCAACCCCAACCAGATGGAGCGCGCGATCAAGGGCATCGTCGAGGGCCGCTACCAGTGGGTGATCTTCACCTCCGTCAACGCGGTCAACGCCGTGTGGCGCAAGATCTCCGAGTTCGGGCTCGACGCCCGCGCCTTCGCCGGCATCCACCTCGGCGCCGTCGGCCGCAAGACCGCCGAGGCGCTGCGCGTGCAGGGCCTGGCCCCCGAGGTCGTGCCCCCGGCGACCAAGCAGAACGCGCTCGGCCTCGTCGACGTCTTCCCGGAGTACGTCGAGGACCTCGACCCGGTCGGCCGCGTGCTGCTGCCGCGCGCCGACATCGCCGCCGACACCCTCGTCGAGGGCCTCGAGGGCCTCGGCTGGGAGGTCGACGACGTCGTCGCCTACCGCACCGTGCGCGCCGCGCCGCCGAGCGCGGACATCCGCGACATGATCAAGTCCGGCGGCTTCGACGCGGTGTGCTTCACCTCGCCGTCGACGGTGAAGAACCTCGTCGGCATCGCCGGCAAGCCGCACCAGCGCACCGTCATCGCGGCGATCGGCCCGTCCACGGCGCAGGCCGTGCGCGAGCAGGGGCTGCGCGTCGACGTCGTGCCGGAGGTCGCCGACATCCCGCACCTGGTCGACTCGCTGGCCGACCACGTCGCCGCGCTGCGCGCCGCGCGCAAGCTGCCGCCGCCGCGCAAGAAGCGCCGCAGCCGCAAGCGCGCCGCCTCGCAGGGTTCGTCGCACTCCCCGGCGAAGGGCTCCGCCAAGGGCGCGTCGCACGACGCGTCGGAAAGCACGGGGAAGGGCTCGGGGAAGGACTCGGGCAAGAACTCCGGGAAATAG
- the hemB gene encoding porphobilinogen synthase yields the protein MTVPVRRPRRLRTTPAMRDMVAETRLDASDFILPMFVADGIDAAREIPSMPGQYQHTIDSLKAAVHEALDAGVRCVDLFGVPRDGDKDATGSVAWREDGILNRGVAALREEFGDEVIVMADTCLDEFTDHGHCGSLSEDRHGNTYVDNDATLPLYQAMAVAQAEAGAHIVSPSGMMDGQIRAIREALDSEGFEDVAIMAYSAKYASAFFGPFRDAVGSSLKGDRRTYQQDPANARESMLETQLDIEEGADIVMVKPALPYLDILHEVAASSPVPVAAYQVSGEYAMIHAAAANGWIDLDRVMMESLTSIKRAGADQILTYFAVDAARALARD from the coding sequence CTGACCGTGCCGGTCCGCCGCCCGCGCCGCCTGCGCACCACCCCGGCGATGCGCGACATGGTCGCGGAGACCCGCCTCGACGCCAGCGACTTCATCCTCCCGATGTTCGTCGCCGACGGCATCGACGCCGCCCGCGAGATCCCCTCGATGCCGGGGCAGTACCAGCACACGATCGACTCGCTCAAGGCCGCCGTGCACGAGGCCCTCGACGCCGGCGTGCGCTGCGTGGACCTCTTCGGCGTGCCGCGTGACGGGGACAAGGACGCCACCGGCTCGGTCGCCTGGCGCGAGGACGGCATCCTCAACCGCGGCGTGGCCGCCCTGCGCGAGGAGTTCGGCGACGAGGTCATCGTCATGGCAGACACCTGCCTCGACGAGTTCACCGACCACGGCCACTGCGGCTCGCTCAGCGAGGACCGCCACGGCAACACCTACGTCGACAACGACGCGACCCTGCCGCTCTACCAGGCCATGGCCGTCGCCCAGGCCGAGGCCGGCGCCCACATCGTCAGCCCCTCGGGCATGATGGACGGCCAGATCCGCGCGATCCGCGAGGCCCTGGACTCCGAGGGCTTCGAGGACGTGGCGATCATGGCCTACTCCGCCAAGTACGCCTCCGCGTTCTTCGGCCCGTTCCGCGACGCCGTCGGCAGCTCGCTCAAGGGCGACCGCCGCACCTACCAGCAGGACCCGGCCAACGCGCGCGAGTCGATGCTGGAGACCCAGCTGGACATCGAGGAGGGCGCGGACATCGTCATGGTCAAGCCCGCCCTGCCGTACCTCGACATCCTGCACGAGGTCGCCGCGTCGAGCCCGGTGCCGGTCGCGGCCTACCAGGTCTCCGGCGAGTACGCGATGATCCACGCGGCCGCCGCCAACGGCTGGATCGACCTGGACCGCGTGATGATGGAGTCGCTGACCTCGATCAAGCGCGCCGGCGCCGACCAGATCCTGACCTACTTCGCCGTCGACGCCGCCCGCGCGCTCGCCCGCGACTGA